The genomic stretch TCTGCCATTGCGCGTAAGAAATAGCTTACAAATCGTCGTGAGAGAGGCGCCTGTTTGGCTAGCTTGTTGAATGGAAAAGATTTTCATAATACAAAAAAGCCGACATGGCGTGTCGGCTTGGAGGGTTATCTTTTCGTCTAACGAGATGGAAACCGGCGCAAAAAGCGCTAGCTAGCCGTAAAAATCGGCGATGGCATCATTGGCGGCGCGTAGCCACTGCGCCTGGCAGTGCCAGAATGCCAGCACGTCATCGCTGACAGGCGGGGTGAGGTGGGTGACGATCATGGCAAGGTCCTCCTGTGGGACGCCCTTAACAGTGTAGGCCTATTGATGTTGCGTTGCAGCATCAATAGGCGTTCTCCTGACGTTCGGCAAAGTGGCGCGTCTCGGGCTAGGCTAGGTAGGCTGAATTGTCATTTCCCTGCGAAAGGAGTCGCACATGAGCGCAAACGTTGCCGAGATCATCGTCGAAACACTGCAAAGCGCAGGTGCCAAGCGCTGCTATGGTGTCGTGGGCGATACGCTGAACCACTTTACGGACGCGTTACGGCAAAGCGATATACAGTGGGTAGGTGTACGTCACGAAGAAGTGGGTGGTTTTGCAGCCGGTGGCGAGGCGTATATGACCCAGGAACTAGCGCTATGCGCAGGTTCCTGCGGCCCGGGTAGCCTGCATTTTGTGAACGGGCTGTTTGATGCTCACCGTAATGGCTCTCCCGTGGTGCTCATCGCCTCGCAAATTGGGCTTAGTGATACCGGTAGCCAATTTCCCCAGGAAGTCGATCAAAGCGCCATTTTCAAACAGTACAGCGTGTTTTGTGAAACCGTTGTCTCTGCCGAGCAGGCGCGCCGTATGGCCGCGCTAGCCGCCCAGGCGGCGCTCGCCAAGCGCGGCGTTGCGGTGCTGATCGTACCGGGTGATGTGATGACGCAAACGCCGGATAATCAGTTGGGCTATCGCACGCATCGGTTTAGCTACTCGCTACGGCCAACGGCACAAGCGCTGGTGCCCGCCGTCGAGCAGCTCAATAAAGGTGGCAACATCACCATTTTTGCTGGCGCTGGCTGCGAGGATGCGCGGGAGCAGGTGATCGCCCTAGCGGAAAAACTGCAGGCCCCGATTGCCTGGACCTCTCGGGCGAAGGATTTCATAGAGCACGACAACCCCTATCACGTTGGCATGACGGGCGTGTATGGCCTGGAAGGCGGCTATCACGCGGTGGCCGAGTGCGACACCTTGCTGCTACTCGGCTGTAATTTTGCGTTTAGCCAGTTCTACCCAGAGCGTGCGACGATTATTCAGGTAGACCAAGACCCTACGCATATCGGCAAGCGTTACCCGGTAGACGTGGGCATCGTCGGCAGCACGCGGGATACCTGCGAGGCGCTCAGTCAAGTTGTTAAGGAGAATACGCTCAGCCACTGGCTAGATAAGTGTCGCAAGCGCTACGCCAAGTCGTTGGAAAAATCGGCCCATCAAAGCCGCGATAGCCAAGTGATTCACCCACAAGAGCTGACGTTGGCCATTGACCGCCACGCGGCGGAGAATGCCTTTTTTACGGCTGATACCGGCAGCGTCAACGTATGGATGCTGCGCCATATTCGTGCCTCCCAGCAGCGGCGCACCCTGGCGAGTTTGCAGCACGGCACCATGGCCAATGCGTATCCCCAGGCGTTGGGGATTCAGTTGGCGTATCTCCACCGCCAAGTGATTGCCATGTGCGGAGATGGCGGGTTAACCATGCTGATGGGGGATTTATTAACCTTAGTGCAGCAGCAAATTCCGCTAAAAATCGTGGTGTATAACAACAGCTCTCTAAGCTTCGTGGAATTAGAGCAAAAAGTAGAAGGGTTGCTCGATGCTTACACGGAGCTTAAAAACCCCAACTTTGGCGAAGTCGCCACCGCCATGGGGCTATGGGGTCGCCGGGTCGAGCAGGAGGCCGAACTGGATGTCGCGATTAGCCAGTGGCTTGCCCAGCCGGGGCCTGCCTTATTAGATGTGGTGGTGAACCCCATGGAGCTGGTGATGCCTCCCAAGGTAGAGGCCGGGCAGGTCGCTTCAACAGCGCTCTACTCCGCTAAAGCCGTGTTGAGCGGGCGCATGGACGAGGTGGTTCACTTAGTCAAAAGTAACTTCTTAAAACGCTAGCAGGGTTATCGCGTGCTATGTTGGCAGCGGCTCATGACAAACCGACAATAGTAAGAGCAATGCTATGACGCAAACGCCCGCCATTCATCACCATGACCGCTGGGTGAATACCGCCAGTGGTCGAATATTCACGCGAACTTGGGAACCACACAGTGCTCGCTCGGACGTTCCGATCGTGCTGTTCCATGATTCTCTGGGCTGTGTTGATCTATGGCGCAGCTTTCCCGCGGCGCTCTGCGCCGCAACGCGGCAACGGGTTATTGCTTACGACCGGCTTGGCTTTGGCCGCTCCGATGCGTACCCAACGCCTCTGCCGCTCAGTTTTATCGACGATGAACCCACGGGGAGCTTTGCTGCACTGCGCGAGGCCTACCCAATCACACGCTTTATCGCTCTGGGCCATAGCGTTGGGGGCTGCATGGCGGTGCACTGTGCTGGGGGTTACCCGGATCAGTGCCAGGGGCTGGTAACCATTGCTGCTCAAGCGTTTAACGAAAACCGCACACGGCAGGGGATCGAGGAGGCAAACGTTGCCTTTCAGGCGCCGGAACAGTTCGCCAAGCTGGCTAGGCACCACGGCGACAAAGCCCGCTGGGTACTCAACGCCTGGGTGGAAACATGGCTAAGCCCCGCGTTTGCAGAGTGGTCACTCATCCCTGCGCTTGAACAAGTACAGTGCCTGACACTCGTGCTGCATGGCGAAAAAGACGAGTACGGGTCTCATCGTCAGCCAGAGCGTATTGCCCGCTATACCCAAGGCCCCGCTCACTGCGAAATGCTACCCGGCATCGGTCATATTCCTCACAGGGAAGCCGAAGCCGTAGTGGTCGAGTTTGCCCGCCAATTTATCGCTCGCCTTGCCTATTAACGGCTTAATCTCAAGCCCATGTAAGCACCATGAGAGACGTTCTATGCGCTTAAGAGTCTTATCCGATCTTCATTTAGAACATTTTGACGGACACCGCGAACTGCCGCCTGCCGAGGCGGATGTGGTGGTGTTGGCAGGGGATATTCATCGCAGAGCAGAGGGGCTGGCATGGGCGCGGCAGCAGTTTCCCGACCTGCCGATTCTCTACGTGCCGGGCAACCATGAGTTCTACGGCACCTGCATGCCGCTGCTGCGCCAAGAGTTAGCGCTAAAAGCCGCTCGGTATGATATCGAGCTGCTGGATAATCGCAGCGTGACCATTGGCGGAGTACGCTTTTACGGCACGACGCTCTGGACAGATTTTGCGCTCTATGCCGACGACCCCACCCGTAACCCCTCAGAGACCGAAGCAAAAGCGCTGCGCTATATGCCCGATTTTCGCATCATTACCACGGCTCCCGGCCAAGTATTCACGCCCCAAGCCAGCCAAGACATCCACCGTGAGGCGCTGGAGTGGTTGAGTCGCGAGCTTCAACAGCCTGTCGATGGCCCCCGCGTCGTGGTGAGCCATCATGCCCCACTGCACGGTTGCATTCCCGAGCAGTACATAGGCGACGCGCTCTCGCCCGCCTTTGCTTCCCACCTCCCGCAACTAATGGGCAAGATGGATTTGTGGATTCACGGCCACGTTCACGAGCCGGTAGATATACGGCACAGCGGCACGCGCGTTATCGCCAATCCGGGCGGTTATCCAGAGGAGTTTTCGCCGCCGCTGTTTCGACCTAATTGGGTAGTCACGGTGGGCGAATAAGGGCTGAAATGACGCGCTGCTCTATAACCTAGCTACACTCCTACCTGTGACGATAACAGTTGCTCATACAACCACAGGGAGTGATAGGCGATGGAAATATTAGAAACGGCGCTAGGGCCACTTCGTGACGGCCTTTATGCCGTTATGATGCCCGTCAGCAACTTTATCTGGAGCTACATTCTGGTGTACCTGTTGCTGGGTGCAGGCCTGCTGTTCACGATCATGACGCGCGGGATGCAGTTTCGTCTGTTTCGGCACATGGCCCACGTGACCTTTACCGCCCGCGGGGCAGGGGATGGCATTAGTGGTTTTCAGGCGTTCGCGACTTCCATGGCCGCACGGGTCGGTACCGGTAATTTGGCGGGGGTTGCTTTAGCGCTGTGGATCGGCGGGCCAGGGGCGATTTTTTGGATGTGGGTGACGGCCCTGGTAGGGTTTGCGACCTCGTTTATCGAATCGACGCTGGCTCAGGTCTATAAGCATCGCAACGAAGATGGCGTCTTTCGCGGTGGTCCTGCGTTCTATATCGAGCGCTGTCTGGGCTGGCGCTGGCTGGGGTCGCTGTTTGCGGTGTTCTTGATCATTGCCTACGGGCTGGCGTTCAACGCGGCGCAATCCAATACCATTGCCCAAGGCATGAGCGGCGCCTTTGGCATTCCCAACTGGGTGACCGGCGTGGTGATTGCGGCACTGGCCGGTGTCGTCATCTATGGCGGCCTGAAATCGGTAGCACGTACGGCCGAGAAGATCGTGCCGGTGATGGCGATTGCCTATCTGCTGGTGGCGCTATGGATTCTGTTTGCCAACCTCTCCGCCGTGCCCGACATGCTGTCACTGATCGTCATGAGTGCCTTTGGCTTAGGCCCGGCGGTCGGTGGCGCGGCGGGTTACGCCATTAAGGCCGCCATGGAAAACGGCATCAAGCGGGGTCTTTTCTCTAACGAAGC from Halomonas meridiana encodes the following:
- a CDS encoding thiamine pyrophosphate-dependent enzyme, with protein sequence MSANVAEIIVETLQSAGAKRCYGVVGDTLNHFTDALRQSDIQWVGVRHEEVGGFAAGGEAYMTQELALCAGSCGPGSLHFVNGLFDAHRNGSPVVLIASQIGLSDTGSQFPQEVDQSAIFKQYSVFCETVVSAEQARRMAALAAQAALAKRGVAVLIVPGDVMTQTPDNQLGYRTHRFSYSLRPTAQALVPAVEQLNKGGNITIFAGAGCEDAREQVIALAEKLQAPIAWTSRAKDFIEHDNPYHVGMTGVYGLEGGYHAVAECDTLLLLGCNFAFSQFYPERATIIQVDQDPTHIGKRYPVDVGIVGSTRDTCEALSQVVKENTLSHWLDKCRKRYAKSLEKSAHQSRDSQVIHPQELTLAIDRHAAENAFFTADTGSVNVWMLRHIRASQQRRTLASLQHGTMANAYPQALGIQLAYLHRQVIAMCGDGGLTMLMGDLLTLVQQQIPLKIVVYNNSSLSFVELEQKVEGLLDAYTELKNPNFGEVATAMGLWGRRVEQEAELDVAISQWLAQPGPALLDVVVNPMELVMPPKVEAGQVASTALYSAKAVLSGRMDEVVHLVKSNFLKR
- a CDS encoding alpha/beta fold hydrolase, coding for MTQTPAIHHHDRWVNTASGRIFTRTWEPHSARSDVPIVLFHDSLGCVDLWRSFPAALCAATRQRVIAYDRLGFGRSDAYPTPLPLSFIDDEPTGSFAALREAYPITRFIALGHSVGGCMAVHCAGGYPDQCQGLVTIAAQAFNENRTRQGIEEANVAFQAPEQFAKLARHHGDKARWVLNAWVETWLSPAFAEWSLIPALEQVQCLTLVLHGEKDEYGSHRQPERIARYTQGPAHCEMLPGIGHIPHREAEAVVVEFARQFIARLAY
- a CDS encoding sodium:alanine symporter family protein, producing the protein MEILETALGPLRDGLYAVMMPVSNFIWSYILVYLLLGAGLLFTIMTRGMQFRLFRHMAHVTFTARGAGDGISGFQAFATSMAARVGTGNLAGVALALWIGGPGAIFWMWVTALVGFATSFIESTLAQVYKHRNEDGVFRGGPAFYIERCLGWRWLGSLFAVFLIIAYGLAFNAAQSNTIAQGMSGAFGIPNWVTGVVIAALAGVVIYGGLKSVARTAEKIVPVMAIAYLLVALWILFANLSAVPDMLSLIVMSAFGLGPAVGGAAGYAIKAAMENGIKRGLFSNEAGMGSTPNAAAQATVKHPAAQGLVQSFGVFVDTIVICSCTAVVILLSGVYERLLSESPGESIEGIQLTQDAMVDHLGGFGEIFIAIAILFFAFTSILANFSFSSVNIEYLFRRRAKKAVGVFKIIILAMVLLGSVAELSVVWDFADLAMGLMATTNLFAILLMAPIAVSVLKDYERQRRQGIEEPLFDPAILKNPELVDEDVWPVKEEKPVDR
- a CDS encoding metallophosphoesterase; translated protein: MRLRVLSDLHLEHFDGHRELPPAEADVVVLAGDIHRRAEGLAWARQQFPDLPILYVPGNHEFYGTCMPLLRQELALKAARYDIELLDNRSVTIGGVRFYGTTLWTDFALYADDPTRNPSETEAKALRYMPDFRIITTAPGQVFTPQASQDIHREALEWLSRELQQPVDGPRVVVSHHAPLHGCIPEQYIGDALSPAFASHLPQLMGKMDLWIHGHVHEPVDIRHSGTRVIANPGGYPEEFSPPLFRPNWVVTVGE